Within Gemmatimonadaceae bacterium, the genomic segment CGACCTGCCCGATCCAGATGGGCAGCATGCGTGCCCCGCCCTTTTCCTGAAGGACGACCACGTACGACTGGTTGCTCGGATCGACGCCGAGTTTCGAGACCACCACTTCGATCATCATGCTCGCAAGATACTCGATGGTCAGCGAACGGCGCGCGCCAACTCCTTGGCTCGGTCGGTCCGCTCCCACGTGAACAGCGTGCGGGCCGTTCGCCCGCGGCCGATGCGTTCCGGCGTGCGCCCGAAGTGGCCGTAGGCCGAGGTTGCGCTGTAGATCGGCTTCCGGAGATCTAAGTCGCTCACGATGCCGCGCGGTGTGAGGTCGAACACATCGTGAACGGCCCGCATGATCGCGCTCTCGGGCGCCGCGGCGGTCCCGAACGTATCCACGGCGACGGAGACCGGTTTGGCGACGCCGATCGCGTAGGCGAGCTGAACCTCACAGCGCTTCGCCAATTTCGCGGCGACGATGTTCTTGGCCACCCAACGCGCGGCGTAGCACGCCGAGCGATCGACTTTCGACGGATCCTTGCCGCTGAACGCGCCCCCGCCGTGCCGCCCCATTCCGCCGTACGAATCGACGATGATCTTGCGTCCCGTGAGTCCGGCATCGCCCTGCGGACCACCGATCACGAAGCGTCCGGTCGGGTTGATGTGGTAGGTGATCTTGCGATCGCGCAGCTGGGCGGGAATCGCCGGCTCGATCACCTGCTCGATGATCGTGTCGCGGACCTCGCGCGCCGAAACGTCCGGTGCGTGCTGCGTCGAGACGACGACCGTCTCGACGGCAACGGGGAGATTGTCCTCGTAGGCGACGGTGACCTGCGACTTGCCGTCGGGCCGCAGCCAGGCAATGTGTCCGGATTTCCGACGCTCGGCGAGAGCGCGCGTGAGCCGGTGCGCGAGGATGATCGGCATCGGCATCAGCTCTTCGGTCTCGTCGCTCGCGTAGCCGAACATCATCCCCTGGTCGCCGGCTCCGCCGGTGTCGACACCGCGCGCGATG encodes:
- the metK gene encoding methionine adenosyltransferase, with the translated sequence MPDRRLFTSESVTEGHPDKIADAISDAVLDAILTDDPDARVACETLVTTGLACVAGEITTSTYVHVPDIVRATIERIGYTDASFGFDSHTCAVLSTIDRQSPDIARGVDTGGAGDQGMMFGYASDETEELMPMPIILAHRLTRALAERRKSGHIAWLRPDGKSQVTVAYEDNLPVAVETVVVSTQHAPDVSAREVRDTIIEQVIEPAIPAQLRDRKITYHINPTGRFVIGGPQGDAGLTGRKIIVDSYGGMGRHGGGAFSGKDPSKVDRSACYAARWVAKNIVAAKLAKRCEVQLAYAIGVAKPVSVAVDTFGTAAAPESAIMRAVHDVFDLTPRGIVSDLDLRKPIYSATSAYGHFGRTPERIGRGRTARTLFTWERTDRAKELARAVR